The DNA region ATTCTTTCAATCGGACTGCTGGGTGTCGCCTTAATGCAGGTAACGTCAATAAGCGGGGGAATGTTTGGCAGGGAAATGGCTGTTTCAACAACGCTTGGACAGGATATGCTTGAAAAACTCAGAACCCTTGAGTATACGTCGTTAACCACTGATAATGCCCTGCTGTCGGGTAACCACCCGGACTCTACGGATGTGTCAGACGGGCTGGCGGTGGGTGTGGGCAGCGCCAATATCACAGATGAGCGCGGACAAACTACAGGTCCGCAGATTTATACGAGGACCTGGTCAGTGACGGACAGCAGCCCTGCAACGAACATGAAGACCCTTACGGTTACTATAAGTTGGACCGCAAAAGGAGCCGCACATTCAATAATAATGACAGGGGTGAAGGTGAGGTCATGAAAATACAGATTACAGAACACAGATTACAGAGCACAGATTACAGAACACGGAAAAACAGTCGGGGTTCTGGGCTCTGGTCCCTGGGTTCTAAGAGTGGGTTTACCTTAACTGAATTATTGCTTGCGCTTGTCATAACGGCCCTTGCGACTGCGGCGGTTTACACGTCTTTTATAGTTCAGCAGCGTTCGTTTGTATCTCAGGATCAACTGGCAGAGACACAGGTATCTTCAAAAATTGCTTTTGACATGATTGCCAATGATGTAAGAAATGCCGGTTTCGGATATCCGGCTGCTGAGAATCCTTCCATAAACGGCAGCACCGGAGCGGTCACTATAAGTGATGCGGCAGGACCGAACAACAGCGATACTATTACCCTTCTTGCAGGGTTCAAAAGTATTGCAACTCTTTATGGTGCAGATGCCGTTATAGGAGGCACAACCATCAGTATAAGCTACACAGGCACAACTTATTTTAATTTAACCGACAGGAGATACCTGAGCCTTGACGGGCTGGATTTTGCTCAGATAAACAACTGCACCCTGCAGGATGGGAATTGCTCGTCTTTATATGCCTTGACCCTTGACAGGGGAATAAATAAGCCGTTTCCTATCGGCAGGTTTATATATCTTGTTGAGAGCGTTACATATCAAATCAGCGGAAGCGATCTGCA from Nitrospirota bacterium includes:
- a CDS encoding prepilin-type N-terminal cleavage/methylation domain-containing protein, whose translation is MKTVHGSQFTVHGQKGLTLIEVLIALTILSIGLLGVALMQVTSISGGMFGREMAVSTTLGQDMLEKLRTLEYTSLTTDNALLSGNHPDSTDVSDGLAVGVGSANITDERGQTTGPQIYTRTWSVTDSSPATNMKTLTVTISWTAKGAAHSIIMTGVKVRS
- a CDS encoding prepilin-type N-terminal cleavage/methylation domain-containing protein, which encodes MKIQITEHRLQSTDYRTRKNSRGSGLWSLGSKSGFTLTELLLALVITALATAAVYTSFIVQQRSFVSQDQLAETQVSSKIAFDMIANDVRNAGFGYPAAENPSINGSTGAVTISDAAGPNNSDTITLLAGFKSIATLYGADAVIGGTTISISYTGTTYFNLTDRRYLSLDGLDFAQINNCTLQDGNCSSLYALTLDRGINKPFPIGRFIYLVESVTYQISGSDLQRVSTSRGTEIVANNIEDFQVAAVDQDGDGKTDRLRVSLLARTANEDQTLEPSTKPYYSTGIVIEGNTTLDTDKFRRRVWTMELSLRNPI